Within the Anas acuta chromosome 6, bAnaAcu1.1, whole genome shotgun sequence genome, the region ATGgaaaatttttcttcatctttttcagaaataacagagAATTCCAAGAAATGGAAGCTGCTGGTAGTAAAAGAAAAGCTGCGTACCATCAGGGTTAATAGCTGCTACCCAAGATCCATGAATGATTACAGAGTTACTCTTCTATATCGAACTTTCCAGTTCCATTGGTAATATGCTGCCAGTCCGGGACATCGGTGCACTGATGGTGAGAAGGCTGTTTATTCATTACGCCGAATAGAAGAGCTACAGGAACAATGGCTTCAAAGGTCTCGTGCTTGTATGTTTTGACAGTAGTTTGTTGGGCAAGCGCTCTTTGGTACTTAAGTATAACTCGTCCTACTTCTTCCTACACTGGCCACAGACAGCTCAATAGCATATCAATAGCCAGGAAAAACGTTTCCTTTGGCAACATAAGAACTCGACCTATAAATCCTCATTCCTTTGACTTTCTTATCAATGAACCTAATAAATGTGAGAAGAGCGTCCCTTTCTTGGTCATTCTTATCAGCACAACTCACAAAGAATTTGATGCAAGGCAAGCAATTCGAGAAACGTGGGGAGACGAAAACAActttaaaggaattaaaatcGCCACGCTatttcttcttggaaaaaatgcagatccCGTGTTAAATCAAATGGTAGAGCAAGAAAGCCAAATTTTTCATGACATTATTGTAGAGGATTTTATCGACTCTTATCATAACCTCACTCTGAAAACATTAATGGGGATGAGGTGGGTAGCAACATTTTGTTCAAAAGCTAAGTACGTTATGAAGACAGACAGtgatatttttgtaaatatggATAATCTTATTTATAAGTTGCTCAAACCCAACACCAAGCCGAGGAGAAGGTACTTCACTGGTTATGTTATAAACGGAGGACCAATACGAGATGTTCGCAGCAAGTGGTACATGCCCAGAGATTTGTACCCCGACAGCAATTACCCACCCTTCTGTTCAGGCACTGGCTACATTTTTTCAGCTGATGTAGCAGAACTGATTTACAAAACCTCCCTTCATACCAGACTCCTCCATCTTGAAGACGTGTATGTTGGACTCTGTCTTCGGAAGCTGGGCATTCACCCCTTCCAAAACAGTGGCTTCAACCACTGGAAAATGGCCTACAGCTTGTGCAGGTACCGCAGGGTGATCACAGTGCACCAGATAACACCAGAAGAAATGCACAGAATTTGGAATGACATGTCAAGCAAGAAGCATCTTAGATGTTAAGATTTTTACAGATGTAAATAccttttttaaatattgctttagCCTGGTTATTTTTTGACAAAGTGATGTACTGATTTACAGGTTAAACTGTGGGATATTACTGTGAGAGGATTTTTAAtgactgatttttcattctcGTTTTGACTACTGGTTTACAGACTTCAGGCTCTTTTCGTAAGGACATTACACCAATCGAAAGGATCTAGAGTCAAATCTCAGATTTTGTATATTATCCTCTGTCACACATATCAGCTCCTGCATCTGTACATAAACGGACAGTAATAAACTATCATGAGCTGCTTAACAGTTCATGCCCCAGCCTCTGAGGTAAGACTCAGGCCCAAGAAATGAAGAATTACAAATATACTTTTATCCCTTTTTGACACCCTACAATCATCCCTACTCAGAGCTTTGTTAATAAACTGAACTGTATATATTTGCACTGATCTTACACACCTACCTTAGCATCTATGTCTTACAGTACAATGTGTGCAATCTCCAAACAGCTTACAGATGGCACAGTAGCAGAATTTAGACAGGTAAGAACATCAAAGTCTCATAGGCCTTAGAAACAAACCTACAcaaacaagaatatttttattccccCAAATCACATCCCTTtaaatcatttcagaaaatgcCCCACTTCTTTCTACTGCCAAAAGTAGCCCCTAAAATATCaagtcaaattttaaaatgaaataggaTCTGTAGATGAAATATAAAACAGCAGAGATGTatgaaaatacatcttaaatATCTGTGATGAGTATGAACAccttaattttaaagcaaatgcaaCATTTCTCATTAGTATGGGTGCATGTGGATCTCTACTTATTTAGGAATACTTTAATGGGTCCAATAACACTATCacagactttttcttttgtttgtttgtttgttttttaaagatgatTATCTTATATAGCAATATATAATTGTTGATACGCATCATATTCCTTCAACATCAGTTCGTACACTAtgtacctgaaaaaaataaaataaacaaaagtaaagACAAAAGAACATTTCTTAAGGGTAAACTACTTTTTGCTATAGTGAATATATGAATGAGATTATACAATATTTATAGTGGTTTAGACAAGCAGAATTTTATCCCACCCATTTTCTGTCAACTGAAGAACTTACAGAGTACATAACAGTTACGTACAACTTTTATAGCAAAAAAGAAGACTTTTAAGAAtaacttattaaaaaacaaacaaccttcAAGCCTTTGTTACAAATCTGTAGTTCTCCATTAGAGCCAATACTCAGAGGCCAAGCTCAAAAAAGAACCAGAACTCAAGAGATCCCCAGAGCATATGGTAGAAATTAAATACACAAGATTTTAGTCAAGTTTTGTAATGTCCTTATGTGTTTTGAATATGAACGTTGATGAAATGTgatgaaaattatttcctgGAAAACTCTTTGATAGGTTCGAGCCATCCCTACTCGATATCACCTTCCAACAAAGAACTAAAATGTGACGTTGCTTAATAAATAACTTGGAACAAAGAATTCACAGGCAAGTCACAGGTATAAAACTCACCAAATGTAGTATTAGCTGTAGAGTACTCACACCATCCACAGCATGCACAAAAATCTCATACATTTCAGCTGGAGATATGCATAATGTGAAAACTGGTAAGACTGTACCTTATTCAGGATGTCTATACAGTTGTCAGAAATTAACTGAACAaggatttaaaggaaaactctGAACTGATTTTGCCATAGGTGTACATAGTACTTTGTAATGATAACAAATGAATGAAGATGCTACCCCAAAAGTTTTGCAGTTTTACGACAAAGTGTTAGTCCCATTCACACATGCAGCACTGTTTTGAAAGGAACTACTTGTAAATAAGGTGAAGTGCACCTGGCCCTTGAGCCACAAGCATTAGATGTCTCAGAGATGTACTTCAAATCTAAAGGTGAAGATGTGCAATACATAGCCCAGGAGTTACTGCTAATCAACAGGAGCTTGTGCATCCTTCGTATGTGAAAATCAGtagttttataaaaagaaatactgaatcTCCTGCAGCATATTAAGATTTATCCTTCCCTAGTTGACCTAGTCCTTGTTAAAGTTGCTCTTGCTTCCTGTCAAACTCAGAACTCCAGCAAAACAAGGTCCATCTAATTGCACatatgaatatatgtatataatacacAGAGAatgaaattcagcttttcttATCGAGGCCCCAGAATATGCAGTTTAGGAAGGGAAACTAAGGTGGAATTCATCCCCAGCCCTCGTTTAAGTCACAGAGCACGGGCGCAGCCCGACCAGGGCACGCTTTGTAAGAATTCCAGCCAACAGGCTGCCATCACTTCCCCGTCTGTCTGTGCTGTAATCTGGGGTTTCTGAATCCACAGCCAAATGGACTTGGTGGCCTTTCTTCTCCCACTGACACTTTTGTGGCCTTTGGTTAGTAACCCAGAGGACAGCAGGGCTCTCAAGTCCTAGTACCTCAGGGCTCAAGTAGCACAGCAGCCTTGAATTTCTCCCCTGGTAATAAATAGACTGCATTAATGATTAGAGGATACACCTTGAAAATAGtatctgaaaaatgtatttcctgcCATTTATAAATAGATAGATCTTcaacagaaatgtaaatgttcATCTTGGAACTTATGTACATATTTCtaagacattttcttctgtattcagCTGTATATATGCATAGAGTCTGCTT harbors:
- the B3GALT1 gene encoding beta-1,3-galactosyltransferase 1, translated to MASKVSCLYVLTVVCWASALWYLSITRPTSSYTGHRQLNSISIARKNVSFGNIRTRPINPHSFDFLINEPNKCEKSVPFLVILISTTHKEFDARQAIRETWGDENNFKGIKIATLFLLGKNADPVLNQMVEQESQIFHDIIVEDFIDSYHNLTLKTLMGMRWVATFCSKAKYVMKTDSDIFVNMDNLIYKLLKPNTKPRRRYFTGYVINGGPIRDVRSKWYMPRDLYPDSNYPPFCSGTGYIFSADVAELIYKTSLHTRLLHLEDVYVGLCLRKLGIHPFQNSGFNHWKMAYSLCRYRRVITVHQITPEEMHRIWNDMSSKKHLRC